Below is a window of Lepidochelys kempii isolate rLepKem1 chromosome 14, rLepKem1.hap2, whole genome shotgun sequence DNA.
TGGAGACTTCGAGGTTCAGTCCAAGGAGGTGGTGAAGCCAAAGGGCTGACCCTGGTGACCGAGTGAGACCCTAAGGGAGTCTGGAACCCAAGGagtcctcccagggactgttctAAAGCACTGGGCATGTGGATCCGTGACAAACCCCAATAACCATCATCCTTAGCATGTAGCGCCCTTCTCAGTGCTTTACACAAGGCAAGTGATCACCATTATTgtaggggtggagggggaaatggaagcagagatagaatcacagaaaaataggactggaagggacctcgatagagcatctagtccagtcccctgcactgaggcaggactaagtattatctagaccatccctgacaggtgtttgttcaaattgttatttaaaaacctccaatgatagaaACTCCACAATCTCCCTACGTAATtcattccagtggttaattaccctgacacttagaaaatttttcctaaaggtctaacctaaatctctctatttttttttaatctaatgtaCTTGATACGGAGCCCTCGTTACTACAGTCACTATCTTTAACGtttatttctcctcccacccctgccctgtcaCCTAAGCCACCTCCAAGTCCATTGCTAAGGGCCACTCTGAACCATCCCATGCTCCAGATTCCACCCCAGGTAAGGAGGGGAAGGCTGGCTGGCGCTGGCTGCTTCTGCAGTTGATCAGGCAACTCAGACTCTTCCCCGCACCAAATCAGTTGGCCAGCTGCTGGAAAATCCCCTTTTCTTCCTTCCGCCTGGACACAGCCCTGCTGGCACTGAGGAGGTGCTGAAGCGAATGCAGGGAAGAAGACAGAACAAAACCACAGACCCAGCAATGAGGTtgtttatttatacaaagtgcaaAAGAGTACAAACATGGATTTACAGACAAAGGTTTAAGCAGCGCCTGTATTCTTATTCACAAGCGTTTCTCAAGTATACAGAATACTGTAGCCCATTAGTGGGTTCACTGAGCCAGGGCGAAATAGGGAGAGTCCCCCAAAGTCTCTCCCAAGATAGGCAGCTTGTGGGAGGCTCGCTGGGATGACGGATGCTGAAATTAAGCCCTGACTCTTGCCTTTTCACAGTTTGGTCTCGGCATTATTGCGAACACCCTGATTTCCTACATTTCCTTAAATAGCTACTTTACACCACTGCAGAACGGGTGTAAGACTGGGTTTGTACCTACAAATCAGATCGGCCTAGCGGCATCGCTCAGGGCTGGGAAAAATTTTACACCCTGTGCACTGTAGTACGGTCGACTGTAGATGTAGCTTGACAGAAGAATTCCCTCAGAGAGGTCAATCAAATACACCCCCGGCAAAATTCCTTCTCTCGCTGTCACTCAGTCTCAAActtctgagagagacaaggtgggggagggaatgtcttttatcctgggcccaacacagctacaacacgcGACAAGGGAAGATATCGAATTTTGCCGCCTCTGTGGAAACTCCACAACAcgaagaaaaaggaagcaaagtTTAAAGAAGTtaatgggtgacaggggacggatcacttaatgattgccctgttctgttctttccctctgaagcacctggcattggccactgtcggaaaacaggaccctgggctagatggacgtttggtctgacccagtatggctgttcttatattctaagttggtccaataaaagtcaTTACCTCCAGGTTCTAAGACACTTGGATGGGAGTTTCAAAAGCATCTGTCTAAAGGCTTTTAAATGACTGGATAACCCTTTCGGGAACGAATTCCTACTGAGGTTAATCAACCCATCACCTCTAGAAAGGAGAGATCAGACTCTGCTGTGTAGGATACAAACACATTAAGAAATAAACAGAGACAAGGGCTGCATTTAAGCATGCGGCAGTAGGAAGCCCCAGCCATTCTGCTCGGATGCTGTATCCCTTTTCCACGGCATCCCCTGTTTGGGGCTGCGAGGTTCTCTGGGCAAGTCTTACTGAAGTTTGTTTGGACAGCAGCCAGCAAAATGGGGCCCCTGACCTTGACTGGAGCCTCCGGGTGCCACTGTGATGTAAATATCCTCAGAGAAGGGATCAGCAGCAAATCACTCAGCGGCACCGTTTGCACCCCGGCCACCAGCACCCAACGTAGCATCGAAGAGTCAGCTCTGCATTGCTCTTCTCCTGGAGCAGCCCTTCGGCAGCAAGGAAATGCTTCCTTCAACCGCAGCCCGGAGTCTGGAACTCTGCAGATGACCGCAGCAGTGACGTGGCTCCTCCCGTTGCAACATATGCCGATAGCGCAGCAGCAAAAGCAGATCGGAAGTCCAACAAGCCTGGCCTGGCCAGTCCCACCCAGGTCGGGCACCGAACGCCGCGGCCCGCCGGCTTTTCCCTAGCCCTTCGTGTACGCGTCGCGTTGGGCACAGATCCAGTTGCGCAGCGTGTGGCACCACGAGGAGCCGACGGCCTTGTCGTTCAGATAGGCGCAGCGGCCGTCGGCTCGGATTTCAAACCTGCAACACAAGCGCCGTGGGGCCGTGAGTCACGGCGGAGCATTCTGCGTGGCGCAGCCGAGGAAAGCAGGCAGCAACGGGGCCTTAATTACCCTGCTCTCCCCCACGCTGCCTGCCCGCTGCATCTGGGCCCCGCATCCCCTTGTGATGTGTTTGAATGTCAAACTCAGTTCATTTCATGATGTCCTCTCATGTGGAGCACGCAGCCCTGGGGTTAGCAGTGGTATGTCCCTAATGCAGGCAAAACGTCAGGCCAGATGGGGATCAGACCAAAGGTAGGATGTTTCCAGCTATTCACGCTATTCAATCTGATTGTACCTTCTGTTGCCCCCAACCcttggtctgtcttgtctagttagactgtgaactctttggggcagggactgtctttcgctgtgtgtctgggcagcgcccggcacaacggggccctgatctcggctggggcagggacggtctctccctgcgtgtctgggcagcgcccggcacaacggggccctgatctcggctggggcctctgggtgctaccataataccaaCATCAATACATTTACTTACTCCTAAAAGGTCTCTTGGGCCAGATCGGTTACACAGGGGACATCAGCCAATAACGTTGCTACAACAGTGCAAACAAACGCCCACGTACGGAAAACCCAAGATCCCCTCAAAGCCAGCCCCATTAAACAACGCAGCGCCCCCCAATCCTGCACCGAATAGGAGTTCCAAAATACCATGTCCAGTCTTTTTAATGCCAGAAAAAGATTATCGGTGGTTTAGTCTTCCTACCAATCTTAGACTGGTTCAGATTCAATGCTTATTCGAGTCACATGTGTCCCAACACTTAAAAAGAGAGAAGACTCACAGGTTGTTGAATTCTGCACCATTCGCCCATCTCCAGGGCTCGCCTTCTTCCCTCCGCAGGCCGATCCAGTGCTCGGAAAGGCCTTTATAGCGCAGCATGAAAGcctttgtagaacaaaaaaaggaagACGTTATTTCCGGGTGGGTCCCCCTCCCTGTCTCCTGCTGAAGTTGTTCCACGTTGCATAGGACACTTGAACAGTCGCTGGGGCCAGGAGTGTGTGAGACAGACTCTCTAGCCTGGTGGTTGAAGAGACCCAagttcaggtccctgctccaggCCCATTTTATAGTCTGGAGGCGTCTCACCTTTTGCTGCAGGGTGTCGATCGTAGCCAGGGAGGCTCCGAAGGAGGAGCAGTTGCTCTGGCTGTAGGTCCAGTTTCCTTCGGCCTCTGAGAAATAGTAACATTTCCGTAGGTACCCAACCCAGCCAGCAGGGCAACAAGGGACAGCAGGGGAGCCCGGAGGATCAAAACCAAGTTTCAGTGCTACCcctgggggaaaaagagagaaagtaaCAGACACAGGGTGACAGAGACACATCTGTTCCTATGCAATTATACGCAGCAGTAAGAATGTCACACATAAGCTTTCCCCCTGAGATTAACGCAGCCCATCCTGTGCCCAGCGCTCATATCTGTAT
It encodes the following:
- the LOC140898356 gene encoding C-type lectin domain family 2 member B-like, whose translation is MRLTQRQEPENSAEDPLNNNGDQERAGKPGTQRWAKPWKHCTRKFLFILLTTAVIAIVVLSGVALKLGFDPPGSPAVPCCPAGWVGYLRKCYYFSEAEGNWTYSQSNCSSFGASLATIDTLQQKAFMLRYKGLSEHWIGLRREEGEPWRWANGAEFNNLFEIRADGRCAYLNDKAVGSSWCHTLRNWICAQRDAYTKG